The following are encoded together in the Actinoplanes sp. N902-109 genome:
- a CDS encoding MarR family winged helix-turn-helix transcriptional regulator, whose amino-acid sequence MSDGDAAALGARQLAAYFALMEVSSLLQHAVDEHLRADGDLSWVQFQVLATLGDTAEGRMRMTDLADQVVYSRSGLTYQAGLLEKRGLITRGSDPEDERSVMVTLSKAGRALVARVLPGHVAVVRQMLFDSLDDDDVAQLGGILDRVRTRMRAAPPRSAKPRASRHRS is encoded by the coding sequence GTGAGTGACGGGGATGCGGCGGCGCTGGGCGCCCGGCAGCTGGCGGCCTACTTCGCGCTGATGGAGGTGAGCAGCCTGCTGCAGCATGCCGTCGACGAGCATCTGCGGGCCGACGGCGACCTGAGCTGGGTGCAGTTCCAGGTGCTGGCCACGCTCGGTGACACCGCGGAGGGCCGGATGCGGATGACCGATCTGGCCGACCAGGTCGTCTACAGCCGCAGCGGGCTGACGTATCAGGCCGGGTTGCTGGAGAAGCGCGGCCTGATCACCCGCGGGTCGGACCCGGAGGATGAGCGCAGCGTCATGGTGACGCTGAGCAAGGCCGGACGGGCGCTGGTGGCGCGGGTGCTGCCCGGTCACGTCGCGGTGGTGCGGCAGATGCTGTTCGACTCGCTCGACGATGACGACGTGGCTCAGCTCGGCGGCATCCTCGACCGGGTGCGCACCCGGATGCGCGCGGCCCCGCCCCGCTCGGCGAAGCCCCGCGCAAGCCGCCACCGGTCCTGA
- a CDS encoding copper amine oxidase has translation MILRRMAAVTIAALTAAGAAVLAQQPGHTAPRLDCGSAATVSEKLPGGTRWQLCWHIDAKAGLVLEDVSVSFGRAAPLPVLHSIAMAQLNVPYDTGANEWNDITQYGFGGANMEALTRSDCPGGSRRAALTGAGAENARVLCVEEKESGPSYHLADEGQAPYTRQGHDLVLRTISQIGWYEYYTEYRLGDDGRVTARLGATGDLSPYDYSDAATGSPVGPGATSYAAAHYHNAFWRVDFALDGSAAGERVEQVDTTPTGRSGRRSAILNTTATPIATEAELTAAPRRWFRVVAGGAVNGDGHPRSYALQTGANDPYELRPEQVADLTVTQQKACEKFATFNSDPECPRVRTVLDYTNGEPVTDPVLWVRVGFHHIPRDEDQSPMPSHWQGFDLVPRDLTATNPLGPSVRASVNGQ, from the coding sequence ATGATTCTCCGGCGGATGGCGGCGGTCACGATCGCCGCACTGACCGCGGCCGGTGCGGCCGTGCTGGCCCAGCAGCCCGGGCACACCGCGCCCCGGCTGGACTGCGGCAGCGCGGCCACGGTCAGCGAGAAACTACCCGGCGGCACCCGGTGGCAACTGTGCTGGCACATCGACGCCAAGGCCGGGCTGGTGCTGGAGGACGTCTCGGTGAGCTTCGGCCGGGCCGCGCCGCTGCCGGTGCTGCACTCGATCGCGATGGCCCAGCTCAACGTCCCGTACGACACCGGCGCCAACGAGTGGAACGACATCACCCAGTACGGCTTCGGCGGCGCCAACATGGAGGCGCTGACCCGGTCGGACTGCCCCGGTGGCTCCCGCCGCGCGGCGCTGACCGGCGCCGGGGCGGAGAACGCGCGGGTGCTGTGCGTGGAGGAGAAGGAGTCCGGCCCGTCCTACCACCTGGCGGACGAGGGCCAGGCGCCGTACACCCGGCAGGGCCACGACCTGGTGCTGCGCACGATCTCCCAGATCGGCTGGTACGAGTACTACACCGAGTACCGGCTGGGCGACGACGGCCGGGTCACCGCCCGGCTGGGCGCGACCGGTGACCTGTCGCCCTACGACTACAGCGACGCGGCCACCGGCTCGCCGGTCGGGCCGGGCGCGACGTCGTACGCGGCCGCGCACTACCACAACGCGTTCTGGCGGGTCGACTTCGCGCTCGACGGGAGCGCCGCCGGGGAACGGGTGGAACAGGTCGACACCACCCCCACCGGCCGGAGCGGGCGGCGCTCGGCGATCCTGAACACCACGGCGACGCCGATCGCGACCGAGGCCGAGCTGACCGCGGCACCCCGGCGCTGGTTCCGGGTGGTGGCCGGGGGCGCGGTCAACGGCGACGGGCACCCGCGTTCGTACGCGCTGCAGACCGGGGCCAACGACCCGTACGAACTGCGCCCGGAACAGGTCGCCGATCTCACCGTGACCCAGCAGAAGGCGTGCGAGAAGTTCGCGACGTTCAACAGCGACCCGGAATGCCCGCGGGTGCGCACGGTCCTCGACTACACCAACGGCGAGCCGGTCACCGACCCGGTGCTGTGGGTGCGGGTCGGCTTCCACCACATCCCCCGCGACGAGGACCAGAGCCCGATGCCGTCGCACTGGCAGGGCTTCGACCTCGTGCCGCGGGACCTGACCGCCACCAACCCGCTCGGCCCGTCGGTGCGGGCCAGCGTCAACGGTCAGTAA